One region of Alosa alosa isolate M-15738 ecotype Scorff River chromosome 1, AALO_Geno_1.1, whole genome shotgun sequence genomic DNA includes:
- the LOC125297926 gene encoding cytochrome P450 2U1 isoform X2, with protein MFWHIWQEIQFSSVISTVNIVTLAVFIFVYYCVHEYRRLRHFSNIPPGPKPWPLVGNFGGFLIPSFISRRFGRNREEYVKRTSNPVSPQVALMELSKIYGNIFSIFVGNQLMVLLTGYEVVRDALSNHAEVFSDRPDVPVITIMTKRKGMESFFAPYGPVWRKQRKFCHSTLRGFGLGKLSLEPCILEGLAIVKSELLRLSSESGEMGVDLTPLISNAVSNVISAISLGQRFHLQDQEFRTLLDLMARGLEISVNSPAVLINIFPWLYHLPCGVFRELRQVEGDITAFLKRIIARHRDTLDPDNPRDLIDMYLVEMLAQQTAAGPTENTFSEDYLFYIIGDLFIAGTDTTTNSMLWMLLYMCLYPDIQEKVQEEIDAVIGRDKFPSLTDKGCLPFTEATIMEVQRMTVVVPLAIPHMASQTTVFRGYTIPKGTVIIPNLWSVHRDQSVWDSPDDFKPSRFLDEQGKLLRKEYFIPFGIGRRVCMGEQLAKMELFLMFTNLMQAFTFRFPKEKPPPPMHGRFGLTLAPCSYTVCVTPR; from the exons ATGTTTTGGCATATATGGCAGGAGATCCAGTTTTCTTCCGTGATTTCTACTGTCAACATAGTGACATTGGCTGTGttcatttttgtttattattgtgtgcATGAGTACAGAAGACTTAGACATTTTTCTAACATTCCCCCGGGTCCTAAGCCATGGCCTTTGGTCGGCAATTTTGGAGGTTTCTTGATTCCATCTTTCATTTCAAGACGATTTGGTCGAAATCGGGAGGAATATGTAAAGAGGACATCCAACCCTGTTTCGCCCCAAGTTGCTCTGATGGAACTTTCAAAAATCTATGGGAACATATTCAGTATATTTGTTGGCAACCAACTGATGGTTTTGCTGACTGGCTATGAAGTAGTCAGAGATGCTCTCTCCAACCATGCAGAGGTGTTCTCTGACAGACCAGATGTTCCAGTCATCACCATTATGACAAAGAGAAAAGGTATG GAATCGTTTTTTGCACCGTATGGCCCAGTGTGGAGAAAGCAACGCAAGTTTTGCCATAGCACTTTACGTGGCTTTGGCCTGGGGAAGCTCAGCTTAGAACCATGCATATTGGAAGGTCTGGCTATTGTTAAAAGTGAACTATTGAGGCTCAGCAGTGAGTCTGGAGAAATGGGTGTTGACCTTACTCCACTAATTAGCAACGCTGTGTCCAACGTTATTTCTGCCATTAGCTTGGGACAGCGTTTCCACCTCCAGGACCAGGAGTTCAGAACTCTGCTGGATCTTATGGCCCGGGGCCTAGAGATCAGTGTCAACAGTCCTGCAGTACTCATCAACATCTTCCCCTGGCTTTACCACCTGCCCTGTGGGGTGTTCAGGGAGCTGCGGCAGGTCGAGGGCGACatcactgcatttcttaaaaGGATCATTGCCAGACACAGGGACACACTAGACCCAGACAACCCAAGGGACCTCATAGACATGTACCTTGTGGAGATGCTGGCCCAGCAGACTGCAGCAGGCCCCACAGAGAACACCTTCTCAGAGGACTACCTTTTTTACATCATAGGCGACCTCTTCATTGCAGGAACAGATACCACCACCAATTCCATGTTGTGGATGCTAttgtacatgtgtttgtatcCCGACATCCAAG AGAAAGTTCAGGAGGAAATTGATGCAGTGATTGGCCGAGACAAGTTTCCATCACTGACAGACAAAGGATGCCTGCCATTCACTGAGGCAACCATAATGGAGGTCCAGCGGATGACTGTGGTGGTTCCTCTTGCAATTCCTCACATGGCCTCACAGACCACAG TGTTCCGGGGTTACACCATTCCAAAAGGTACGGTGATCATCCCAAACCTGTGgtctgtccacagagatcaatCTGTTTGGGACAGTCCAGATGACTTCAAACCTTCAAGGTTTTTGGATGAACAGGGAAAACTGCTGAGAAAAGAGTATTTCATTCCATTTGGAATAG GCCGCAGAGTGTGCATGGGAGAGCAGCTTGCCAAGATGGAGCTCTTCCTGATGTTCACCAATCTGATGCAGGCATTCACATTTAGATTCCCCAAAGAAAAACCACCTCCACCCATGCATGGGCGCTTCGGCCTTACATTGGCCCCTTGCTCGTACACTGTTTGTGTGACACCCCGCTAG
- the LOC125297926 gene encoding cytochrome P450 2U1 isoform X1 — protein MGVDLTPLISNAVSNVISAISLGQRFHLQDQEFRTLLDLMARGLEISVNSPAVLINIFPWLYHLPCGVFRELRQVEGDITAFLKRIIARHRDTLDPDNPRDLIDMYLVEMLAQQTAAGPTENTFSEDYLFYIIGDLFIAGTDTTTNSMLWMLLYMCLYPDIQEKVQEEIDAVIGRDKFPSLTDKGCLPFTEATIMEVQRMTVVVPLAIPHMASQTTVFRGYTIPKGTVIIPNLWSVHRDQSVWDSPDDFKPSRFLDEQGKLLRKEYFIPFGIGRRVCMGEQLAKMELFLMFTNLMQAFTFRFPKEKPPPPMHGRFGLTLAPCSYTVCVTPR, from the exons ATGGGTGTTGACCTTACTCCACTAATTAGCAACGCTGTGTCCAACGTTATTTCTGCCATTAGCTTGGGACAGCGTTTCCACCTCCAGGACCAGGAGTTCAGAACTCTGCTGGATCTTATGGCCCGGGGCCTAGAGATCAGTGTCAACAGTCCTGCAGTACTCATCAACATCTTCCCCTGGCTTTACCACCTGCCCTGTGGGGTGTTCAGGGAGCTGCGGCAGGTCGAGGGCGACatcactgcatttcttaaaaGGATCATTGCCAGACACAGGGACACACTAGACCCAGACAACCCAAGGGACCTCATAGACATGTACCTTGTGGAGATGCTGGCCCAGCAGACTGCAGCAGGCCCCACAGAGAACACCTTCTCAGAGGACTACCTTTTTTACATCATAGGCGACCTCTTCATTGCAGGAACAGATACCACCACCAATTCCATGTTGTGGATGCTAttgtacatgtgtttgtatcCCGACATCCAAG AGAAAGTTCAGGAGGAAATTGATGCAGTGATTGGCCGAGACAAGTTTCCATCACTGACAGACAAAGGATGCCTGCCATTCACTGAGGCAACCATAATGGAGGTCCAGCGGATGACTGTGGTGGTTCCTCTTGCAATTCCTCACATGGCCTCACAGACCACAG TGTTCCGGGGTTACACCATTCCAAAAGGTACGGTGATCATCCCAAACCTGTGgtctgtccacagagatcaatCTGTTTGGGACAGTCCAGATGACTTCAAACCTTCAAGGTTTTTGGATGAACAGGGAAAACTGCTGAGAAAAGAGTATTTCATTCCATTTGGAATAG GCCGCAGAGTGTGCATGGGAGAGCAGCTTGCCAAGATGGAGCTCTTCCTGATGTTCACCAATCTGATGCAGGCATTCACATTTAGATTCCCCAAAGAAAAACCACCTCCACCCATGCATGGGCGCTTCGGCCTTACATTGGCCCCTTGCTCGTACACTGTTTGTGTGACACCCCGCTAG
- the ncapg gene encoding condensin complex subunit 3: MTADNDIEIKEAFQRAQKAHNNKAKLAASLKSRYNKLEDKTAFHEEFIHYLKYAMIVYKREPAVENVIDFATKFATSFETTISEGQEEEEEEEEENPFLNFLFTFLLESHNANSHAVRFRVCQLINKLLGSMSENALIDDDLFDRIHETMLIRVTDKFPNIRIQAALAMARLQEPQNPDCPTMKAYMLILENDSNPEVRRAVLSCIAPSTISLPKILKRTRDVKEKVRKLAYEVLAEKVHMRALTIAQRVSLLQQGLHDSSECVKEVVKCNLLPAWLRLLDGKVLDLLHRLDVENCAEIAFEVLHALFSRAESLEELLQGGVSLDGRKLIPVDALTCENVLYWRALCEFVKQKGDQGEEILEQLVPEAVIFAEYLYGYLKRIPILGEEQMADDTQLEMVLTREFIGKQLILLVGCLDTAEEGGRKRVLAVLQEMLVLPNTPISLISLLVEKLMNVLKDDDRRIEMIAEIISEVREPIVHVNEPIDENENRKKQVKLAEVKVHIMEAKQALEDCISAQDFSHAAELKDRISELETRRAQLVAEAAQPDSKEKEVRVEKSDPETLLKCLTMCVELMKQMNIKKGIRPSINALIESLVLPGIANPNTAVRNMAVVCLGTCALHSKDLANRHLVLLLQISQLDEPKIRISAVRALIDQLLLNGLDIVGQSPAAKPTQNTDALNDSDSQSNRPAEEVESEDGQSTVQSILMMLTDFLDSEVVELRTEVAEGLAKLMYCGRISSPKLLSRLVLLWYNPVTEDDTKLRHCLGVFLQLYARESRAHQECIEESFLPTIRTLTQAPATSPLAEVDVSNVAELLTELTRSSVLIRPNKDVALQGLSVHDSLAVRLCNEILRDPRAPEVRLYTKSLSCLQLSTEDGPLTKDLLLLLQEIQEEVKDKICLRALEKITSRLKCNQKKDPKTQDTTLQALDENAGDVEDIGVKRPRRGGQKKTAVARARKGSKARESSEESDGENIPDTPVVQRPTRRGKAAAAAAVADKTKQDLATLLDQEANGS, from the exons ATGACTGCAGACAATGATATTGAGATAAAGGAGGCCTTTCAGCGGGCACAAAAAGCTCACAACAACAAGGCCAAGCTTGCTGCCAGTTTGAAAAGCAGATACAACAAA TTGGAAGACAAAACTGCCTTCCACGAAGAGTTCATCCATTACCTGAAGTACGCCATGATCGTGTACAAACGGGAGCCAGCCGTGGAGAATGTGATTGATTTTGCCACCAAGTTTGCAACCAGTTTTGAGACCACTATCAGTGAgggacaagaagaagaagaggaggaagaggaagaaaatcCATTCTTGAACTTCCTGTTCACGTTCCTCTTGGAG TCGCACAATGCTAACAGTCATGCAGTTCGTTTCCGTGTCTGTCAGCTCATCAACAAGCTTTTGGGCAGCATGTCAGAGAATGCCCTTATAGACGACGACCTTTTTGATCGAATTCACGAAACCATGCTGATTCGTGTCACAGACAAATTCCCCAACATCCGCATCCAGGCTGCGCTTGCCATGGCAAGGCTGCAGGAGCCCCAGAATCCAGACTGCCCCACTATGAAAG CTTACATGCTGATCCTTGAGAACGACTCCAACCCTGAAGTGCGGCGTGCTGTGCTGTCCTGCATTGCTCCCTCTACCATCTCGCTGCCTAAAATCCTGAAGCGTACTAGAGACGTGAAGGAGAAAGTCCGAAAGCTGGCATACGAG GTCTTGGCAGAGAAGGTGCATATGCGAGCTTTGACCATTGCTCAGAGAGTCAGTCTGCTTCAGCAAGGTCTACATGACTCCTCAG AGTGTGTTAAGGAGGTGGTTAAATGTAACCTGCTTCCTGCATGGTTGCGCCTGCTGGACGGGAAGGTTCTTGATCTCCTACACAGACTGGATGTGGAGAACTGTGCCGAGATTGCTTTTGAGGTTCTCCATGCCCTCTTCTCCAGGGCCGAGAGCCTTGAGGAGCTCCTGCAGGGTGGAGTTAGCCTGGATGGCAG GAAATTGATTCCAGTGGATGCTTTGACCTGTGAGAACGTGCTGTATTGGAGAGCGCTTTGCGAGTTTGTTAAGCAGAAAGGAGACCAGGGAGAGGAGATCTTGGAGCAGTTGGTTCCAGAGGCTGTCATATTTGCAGAGTACCTTTATGG ctatttGAAGCGCATCCCGATACTGGGCGAGGAGCAGATGGCTGATGACACACAGCTGGAGATGGTCCTGACCAGAGAGTTCATCGGCAAGCAGCTCATCCTGCTGGTCGGCTGTCTGGACACAGCTGAGGAGGGCGGACG gaagcgGGTGCTGGCAGTTCTGCAGGAGATGTTGGTACTGCCCAACACACCCATCTCTCTGATCTCCCTGCTGGTGGAGAAACTCATGAACGTGCTGAAAGACGATGACCGGCGCATAGAGATG ATTGCTGAGATTATCTCTGAGGTGCGTGAACCCATAGTACATGTCAACGAACCCATTGATGAGAATGAAAACCGGAAGAAACAAGTCAAG CTGGCAGAGGTGAAGGTCCACATCATGGAGGCCAAGCAGGCCCTAGAGGACTGCATCAGTGCCCAGGACTTTAGCCACGCTGCTGAACTCAAGGACCGCATCTCTGAGCTGGAGACCCGCAGGGCTCAGCTAGTGGCGGAGGCTGCCCAGCCCGACAGCAAGGAGAAGGAAGTCCGCGTGGAGAAG AGTGATCCTGAGACCCTGCTCAAATGTCTGACCATGTGTGTGGAGCTCATGAAGCAGATGAACATCAAGAAAGGCATCCGCCCTTCCATCAATGCCCTAATAGAGTCCctg GTTCTGCCAGGTATTGCCAATCCAAACACAGCGGTGAGGAACATGGCTGTGGTGTGTCTGGGCACATGTGCTCTCCACAGCAAAGACCTGGCCAACAGGCACCTGGTGCTCTTACTGCAG ATCAGTCAGCTGGACGAGCCCAAGATCAGGATAAGTGCTGTGAGGGCTCTGATTGACCAGCTGCTCCTCAACGGCTTGGACATAGTCGGCCAGAGCCCTGCGGCCAAGCCTACTCAGAACACGGATGCACTCAACGATAGTGATTCGCAGTCTAACCGCCCAGCTGAAGAGGTGGAGTCGGAGGATGGCCAGAGCACCGTCCAGAGCATCCTTATGATGCTCACAGACTTCCTGGACAGTGAG GTGGTAGAGTTGCGCACTGAGGTGGCTGAGGGCTTGGCTAAGCTGATGTACTGTGGCCGAATCAGCAGTCCCAAACTGCTGTCGCGCCTAGTGCTGCTGTGGTACAACCCGGTCACAGAGGACGACACCAAGCTGCGCCACTGCCTGGGCGTCTTCCTGCAGCTGTACGCCAGAGAGAGCAG AGCTCACCAGGAGTGTATAGAGGAGAGCTTCCTGCCCACCATCCGGACGCTGACCCAGGCACCAGCCACCTCTCCGCTGGCCGAGGTGGACGTCTCCAATGTAGCCGAGCTCCTGACCGAGCTGACCCGCTCCAGCGTCCTCATCAGGCCAAACAAAGACGTGGCCCTGCAG GGATTGTCAGTTCACGATAGCCTGGCAGTGCGTCTGTGTAATGAGATCCTGAGGGACCCGCGGGCCCCGGAGGTCCGCCTCTACACAAAGAGCCTGAGCTGCCTGCAACTGAGCACAGAGGACGGCCCACTCACCAAAGACCTGTTGCTGCTCCTCCAGGAGATCCAAGAG GAGGTAAAGGATAAGATCTGCCTTCGGGCGCTGGAGAAGATTACCAGTCGACTGAAATGTAACCAGAAGAAGGATCCTAAAACTCAGGACACCACGCTGCAGGCTCTCGATGAGAACGCAGGGG ATGTTGAAGATATCGGTGTCAAGAGGCCGAGGAGAG GAGGTCAGAAGAAAACTGCAGTTGCCAGGGCCAGGAAAGGCAGCAAAGCACGGGAGTCCTCAGAGGAAAG TGATGGGGAAAATATCCCTGACACACCTGTGGTTCAAAGACCAACCCGTCGGGGGAAGGCggcggctgctgctgcagtaGCAGACAAGACTAAGCAAGATTTGGCCACCCTCTTGGACCAAGAAGCAAATGGGTCATAG